The Miscanthus floridulus cultivar M001 chromosome 7, ASM1932011v1, whole genome shotgun sequence genome includes a region encoding these proteins:
- the LOC136467081 gene encoding mitochondrial fission protein ELM1-like has product MRPIRLPEPPGVDGMETPDIFSGSGTGGATVVRRAVLIGNGSPGAENQCLGLASALGLADNLTLYRVTRPRGGINEWLHFLPISMHKFIDQVLRQFFRNTRFAIVIQGRKPYRVLNGGSVGLSAVLEADVKKIVTVARDTYEKEGPTLVVACGWDTISYSSLIRKIASDNVFVIQIQHPRSRLDRFDLVVTPRHDYYALTASGQQEIPRLFRRWITPQEPPRSNVVLTVGALHQADSAALRLAAIAWHDELAPLPKPLLIVNIGGPTRNCKYGVDLAKQLITSLYNVLDSCGSVRISFSRRTPWKVADIVFKEFAGHPKVYIWNGEEPNPHMGHLAWADAFVITADSISMLSEACSTGKPVYVVGTEHCKWKFSAFHKTLRERGVVRPFTGLEDISNSWSYPPLNDAIEVATRVREVIAERGWTVGG; this is encoded by the exons ATGCGGCCGATCCGGCTACCCGAGCCGCCGGGCGTCGACGGCATGGAGACGCCCGATATCTTCTCTGGCAGCGGCACTGGCGGCGCCACCGTCGTTCGCCGCGCCGTCCTCATCGGCAACGGCTCCCCCGGCGCAGAGAACCAGTGTCTCGGCCTCGCCAGCGCCCTCGGCCTTGCCGACAACCTCACCCTCTAC CGTGTCACGAGGCCGAGAGGAGGGATCAATGAGTGGCTGCACTTTCTCCCCATTTCCATGCACAAGTTTATAGACCAAGTGCTCAGGCAGTTCTTCCGCAACACGAGGTTCGCGATAGTGATTCAGGGGAGGAAGCCGTACCGTGTCCTGAATGGCGGATCGGTTGGGTTGTCTGCAGTTCTGGAAGCAGACGTCAAGAAGATTGTTACTGTGGCTCGTGATACATATGAGAA GGAAGGTCCGACATTAGTCGTTGCTTGTGGCTGGGACACCATATCATATTCAAGCTTGATAAGGAAAATAGCTTCAGATAATGTGTTTGTCATCCAG ATCCAGCACCCACGGTCTCGCCTTGATAGGTTTGATTTGGTGGTGACTCCTCGCCATGATTACTATGCTTTAACCGCTAGTGGACAACAAGAAATTCCACGCCTGTTCCGCAGATGGATTACTCCACAGGAACCGCCCAGGAGCAATGTG GTACTTACTGTTGGTGCACTACACCAGGCTGATTCTGCTGCGCTACGGCTTGCTGCTATAGCCTGGCACGATGAACTTGCCCCTTTGCCTAAGCCGTTGCTAATTGTCAACATTGGGGGCCCCACCA GGAATTGTAAATATGGTGTAGATCTTGCCAAGCAGCTCATAACTTCTCTGTATAATGTGCTAGATAGCTGTGGGAGTGTCAGAATCTCATTCTCTCGGAGAACACCATGGAAG GTCGCTGATATTGTATTCAAAGAATTTGCTGGACATCCTAAGGTCTATATTTGGAATGGTGAAG AACCTAATCCTCACATGGGACATCTTGCATGGGCTGATGCTTTTGTCATAACAGCAGACTCGATAAGTATGTTAAGTGAGGCATGCAGCACAGG GAAACCTGTTTATGTTGTTGGGACCGAACACTGTAAATGGAAGTTTTCAGCTTTTCACAAGACTCTACGGGAGCGAGGGGTTGTTCGTCCGTTCACTGGATTGGAAGAT